From Candidatus Amoebophilus asiaticus 5a2, the proteins below share one genomic window:
- the rseP gene encoding RIP metalloprotease RseP, producing MQILIMIIQFVLGLSIIVGIHELGHMLFAKLFGMRVESYTIGFPPKIFRFKWGETEYGIGALPLGGSVKIAGMIDESLDTNHLSQAPQPWEFRSKPAWQRLLVMLGGIIFNTVSGLLIYICITLALGDTYLSKEEVNKHGILPNSTGMMLGFQEGDKIVNINGKDFTNFAEVISPRTLLKTNGYYTVERNGQEVRINIPSNLLEKLSEEKASVEFIVPRAPFEVKGIQPHGGAQKAGLRPGDQIVAINGQPTPYFNQLQAALLANAGHQVDITYLRDGKLQKTVAPINAAGKLGFCSRPLLRYEKRKYNLGQAIVIGSTRAIEVVRTNIIALGKIITGKVSASKSLSGPIGIAQIFGTHFDWVHFWSIVGFLSIILAFTNLLPIPALDGGHAIFLSYELITGRKVPDKVLENVQKVGLVILLLLIGYGFFNDLRKLFW from the coding sequence ATGCAAATATTAATTATGATCATCCAATTTGTTCTAGGTCTATCTATTATAGTAGGTATACATGAGCTGGGACATATGCTTTTTGCAAAACTATTTGGTATGCGTGTAGAATCATATACCATTGGATTTCCACCCAAAATTTTTCGCTTTAAATGGGGGGAAACAGAATATGGGATAGGAGCATTGCCTTTAGGAGGGTCTGTAAAAATTGCTGGCATGATAGATGAATCCTTAGATACTAACCATCTTAGCCAAGCTCCACAACCATGGGAGTTTAGATCTAAACCAGCTTGGCAAAGGCTATTAGTTATGCTAGGTGGTATTATCTTCAATACTGTTAGTGGCTTACTTATTTATATTTGTATCACGTTGGCGTTAGGAGACACGTATCTTTCCAAAGAAGAAGTCAACAAGCATGGTATTCTTCCTAATTCTACTGGAATGATGCTAGGTTTCCAAGAAGGTGATAAAATTGTCAATATTAATGGGAAAGATTTTACCAACTTTGCTGAAGTAATTTCACCTCGTACTTTACTAAAAACGAACGGCTATTATACCGTTGAAAGAAATGGACAAGAAGTACGAATTAATATTCCTAGCAACCTATTAGAAAAGTTGTCAGAAGAAAAAGCGTCTGTAGAATTTATAGTTCCTAGAGCACCTTTTGAAGTAAAAGGAATTCAGCCACATGGTGGAGCACAAAAGGCTGGTTTACGTCCAGGAGATCAAATTGTGGCAATAAATGGACAGCCCACACCTTATTTTAACCAGCTACAGGCAGCTTTGCTAGCAAATGCTGGTCATCAAGTAGACATTACTTATTTAAGAGATGGTAAGCTTCAAAAAACTGTTGCACCCATAAATGCTGCTGGTAAGTTAGGTTTCTGCTCCAGGCCTCTACTAAGATACGAGAAAAGAAAGTATAACCTGGGCCAGGCTATTGTTATAGGTAGTACAAGAGCTATAGAAGTAGTGAGAACTAATATAATTGCTTTAGGTAAGATCATAACTGGTAAGGTTTCTGCTTCTAAATCATTAAGTGGCCCTATTGGAATTGCACAAATATTTGGAACGCATTTTGACTGGGTACACTTCTGGAGCATTGTAGGGTTCTTATCAATCATACTTGCTTTTACCAATCTACTTCCCATCCCAGCCTTGGATGGTGGGCATGCTATATTCTTAAGCTATGAGCTTATAACAGGACGAAAGGTTCCTGACAAAGTATTAGAGAATGTACAAAAGGTTGGCTTAGTCATTCTACTTCTACTTATTGGTTATGGATTCTTTAATGATTTACGTAAGTTATTTTGGTAA
- a CDS encoding GH3 auxin-responsive promoter family protein, giving the protein MNFKSLLSKPLATWVVRNQKQCFKNPVRIQQNIFHKLIQQAKHTLFGRAHNFNSIRTHEDFKQYVPIRAYEDFTGYIEQIKGGESDVLWPGSPIYFAKTSGTTGGDKHIPITKESIKHHIVNARNALLYYVNETSKTDFLKRKMIFLSGSPQLTTEANILTGRLSGIVNHHVPSYLRGSQLPSYATNCIPDWETKLDKIVEETLQAQMGLISGIPPWVQMYFDKLTQETGKHISEIFPDFSLLVHGGVNFEPYRHKLFDSIGKAVDTIETYPASEGFIAFQDSQQEKGLLLQLDSGMFFEFIPTISLASPTPKRLSIEEVELGVDYALVLSSNAGLWAYMLGDTIKFISLEPPRIVVTGRVKHFISAFGEHVIIEEIEKAMQFTLNKYPQVRVTEFTVAPWVSKQAGEDSYHEWLIEFSYPPQNITTFASELNRQMCLLNSYYKDLIEGNILSTLKVTSLQSGAFKEYMRQVGKLGEQNKIVRVANDRKIADAVTKYKISDL; this is encoded by the coding sequence ATGAATTTTAAATCACTACTAAGTAAGCCATTAGCCACGTGGGTAGTACGTAATCAAAAGCAATGCTTCAAAAATCCAGTACGTATCCAGCAGAATATTTTTCATAAGCTCATTCAGCAAGCTAAGCATACGCTGTTTGGGCGTGCCCATAACTTTAATTCTATTCGTACGCATGAAGATTTTAAGCAATATGTTCCTATTAGGGCCTATGAGGATTTTACAGGGTATATAGAGCAAATTAAAGGAGGGGAAAGCGACGTATTATGGCCTGGAAGTCCTATTTACTTTGCCAAAACGTCTGGAACTACAGGTGGAGACAAGCATATACCCATTACCAAAGAGTCTATCAAACATCATATTGTCAATGCTAGGAATGCCTTGCTATATTATGTTAATGAGACAAGCAAGACTGACTTTTTGAAAAGGAAAATGATTTTCTTATCTGGTAGCCCGCAGCTAACGACCGAAGCAAATATCCTTACTGGTAGGCTATCGGGCATTGTGAATCATCATGTGCCTTCCTATCTACGTGGTAGTCAGCTTCCTAGTTATGCTACTAACTGTATACCAGATTGGGAAACTAAGTTGGATAAAATTGTGGAGGAAACGTTACAGGCTCAAATGGGGCTTATATCTGGAATACCACCTTGGGTACAAATGTATTTTGATAAACTTACACAAGAAACAGGTAAGCATATTAGTGAAATATTTCCAGATTTTTCCTTATTGGTACATGGTGGGGTAAATTTTGAACCCTATCGTCATAAGCTTTTTGACTCAATAGGTAAAGCAGTAGATACTATAGAAACTTACCCTGCTTCTGAAGGGTTTATTGCTTTCCAAGATTCCCAACAGGAAAAAGGACTCTTGTTACAATTAGACAGTGGTATGTTTTTTGAGTTTATCCCTACTATCAGCTTAGCTTCTCCAACTCCCAAACGTTTATCTATAGAGGAAGTAGAATTGGGTGTTGATTATGCTCTTGTCTTATCTAGTAATGCAGGTTTATGGGCTTATATGCTAGGAGATACTATTAAATTCATTTCCTTAGAACCTCCTAGAATTGTGGTGACAGGGCGTGTAAAACATTTTATATCTGCTTTTGGAGAGCATGTAATCATAGAAGAGATAGAGAAGGCTATGCAATTTACACTAAATAAGTATCCACAAGTTAGGGTAACAGAGTTTACAGTAGCGCCCTGGGTGAGTAAGCAAGCTGGTGAGGATTCTTATCATGAATGGCTAATAGAATTTAGTTATCCTCCACAAAATATAACTACCTTTGCTTCTGAACTTAACCGACAAATGTGTTTGTTGAATAGTTATTACAAAGACTTGATAGAAGGCAATATTCTTAGTACTTTAAAAGTAACTTCACTACAATCAGGAGCTTTTAAAGAATATATGCGGCAAGTGGGCAAGCTAGGAGAACAGAATAAAATAGTCCGCGTAGCAAATGACAGAAAAATAGCAGATGCTGTTACTAAATACAAAATATCTGATTTGTAA